A single window of Candidatus Rokuibacteriota bacterium DNA harbors:
- a CDS encoding amino acid ABC transporter substrate-binding protein: MKAFRPLLRLGVLVMVGVLALTGGSGLTGAARAQDRKPIVIGASIAVTGHLGLEGIRMKEGYQWWQDQVNKKGGLLGRPVEIKFYDDQSTPATGAKLYERLITEDKVDLVLGPYHSAVTFAVAPIVEKHGIPMVASGSASLTIFSQGYKNVFMAVSPVSEYVRGPLELGKKQGLQTVAILNENLTVFKDMADQTEKIAKELGMKVVVREEYPSKVTDFSAPLSKIKAARPDILIGCTNFPDAVNITKQMKDLDVDVKVYASSVGPAIPEFYKNLGKTAEFVYGASQWEPKQSGPPGHREFVESFTMQFGHQPDYHHMMGAKGATIFQRAIEKVGSLDKDKIREALRTSKFDTPWGPYAVDERGVQVAHKMVVVQWQNGEKQVVWPEAQATAKPRFPTPAWRERK, translated from the coding sequence ATGAAGGCTTTTCGGCCGCTGCTCCGTCTTGGTGTGCTCGTGATGGTGGGAGTCCTCGCGCTCACGGGCGGTTCCGGGCTGACAGGCGCCGCGCGAGCCCAGGACAGGAAGCCGATCGTCATCGGCGCGTCGATCGCCGTCACCGGGCACCTCGGCCTGGAAGGGATCCGGATGAAGGAGGGCTACCAGTGGTGGCAGGACCAGGTGAACAAGAAGGGTGGCCTCCTCGGGCGGCCGGTGGAGATCAAGTTCTACGACGACCAGAGTACGCCCGCGACCGGCGCCAAGCTCTACGAGCGGTTGATCACCGAGGACAAGGTCGACCTGGTCCTCGGGCCGTATCACAGCGCCGTCACCTTCGCCGTGGCGCCCATCGTGGAAAAGCACGGGATACCGATGGTCGCCTCGGGCTCGGCGTCGCTCACCATCTTCAGCCAGGGCTACAAGAACGTCTTCATGGCCGTCAGCCCTGTCAGCGAGTACGTGCGGGGGCCGCTTGAGCTCGGGAAGAAGCAGGGGCTCCAGACGGTCGCGATCCTCAACGAGAACCTCACGGTCTTCAAGGACATGGCCGACCAGACGGAGAAGATCGCCAAAGAGCTGGGCATGAAGGTCGTGGTGCGCGAGGAGTACCCGTCGAAGGTGACGGACTTCAGCGCGCCCCTCAGCAAGATCAAGGCGGCCAGGCCCGACATCCTGATCGGCTGCACGAACTTCCCCGACGCGGTCAACATCACCAAGCAGATGAAGGATCTCGACGTCGACGTGAAGGTGTACGCCTCGAGCGTGGGACCGGCCATCCCCGAGTTCTACAAGAACCTCGGCAAGACGGCCGAGTTCGTGTACGGCGCCTCGCAGTGGGAGCCGAAGCAGTCAGGGCCCCCCGGCCACAGGGAGTTCGTCGAGAGCTTCACCATGCAGTTCGGTCATCAGCCCGATTACCACCACATGATGGGCGCCAAAGGCGCGACCATTTTCCAGAGGGCGATCGAGAAGGTCGGCTCGCTCGACAAGGACAAGATACGCGAGGCCCTCCGCACGTCGAAGTTCGACACGCCGTGGGGACCGTACGCCGTTGACGAGCGCGGCGTCCAGGTCGCGCACAAGATGGTCGTCGTCCAGTGGCAGAACGGCGAGAAGCAGGTCGTGTGGCCCGAGGCCCAGGCGACGGCGAAGCCGCGCTTCCCGACGCCGGCTTGGCGGGAGCGGAAGTGA
- a CDS encoding isochorismatase family cysteine hydrolase, producing MKTDKRWIVGVERFPRPLQRFEIDPRRTALLIVDMQNYLRGPEVGLGKIIGEDLPEVAAYYYPRVREMVVPNNVRLLELFRSHGLPVVFTSVGPELPDGSDLPRWRRIDPHDGTVEGEPRTRFPYYSKAAWERQIIDELKPSPTELVLYKNTSGAFNSTAIDHFLRNMGIEGLVVTGIATNFCVETTARDAADRGYKVVLVDDACATFDQASHDATMRSFVRIYGLVRDTDEILADFGRELGG from the coding sequence GTGAAGACCGACAAGCGCTGGATCGTTGGGGTGGAGCGGTTCCCGCGTCCGCTGCAGAGGTTCGAGATCGACCCGCGGCGCACGGCGCTCCTGATCGTGGACATGCAGAACTACCTCCGGGGACCCGAGGTCGGGCTGGGCAAGATCATCGGCGAGGACCTCCCGGAGGTCGCCGCCTACTATTACCCCCGGGTGCGGGAGATGGTGGTGCCGAACAACGTCCGGCTCCTCGAACTCTTCCGCAGCCACGGGCTGCCGGTGGTGTTCACCTCGGTCGGGCCCGAGCTGCCCGACGGGAGCGACTTGCCGCGGTGGCGACGGATCGACCCGCACGACGGCACGGTGGAGGGCGAGCCGCGTACTCGATTCCCGTACTACTCGAAGGCGGCCTGGGAGCGACAGATCATCGACGAGCTGAAGCCGAGTCCCACCGAGCTCGTGCTCTACAAGAACACCTCGGGCGCCTTCAACTCGACCGCCATCGACCACTTTCTCCGCAACATGGGGATCGAGGGCCTGGTCGTGACCGGCATCGCGACGAACTTCTGCGTCGAGACCACGGCGCGCGACGCCGCCGACCGCGGCTACAAGGTCGTCCTGGTGGACGACGCCTGCGCCACCTTCGATCAGGCCTCCCACGACGCCACCATGCGCAGCTTCGTGCGCATCTACGGCCTGGTCCGGGATACCGACGAGATCCTCGCGGACTTCGGACGCGAGCTCGGGGGATGA
- a CDS encoding branched-chain amino acid ABC transporter permease — protein MLSWEYVAQVVVSGLLAGGVYALLAMGLTLIFGVMRVINIAHGEFVIIGAYVTYWAFALAGLSPLVSLVLSIPILFAFGMVLQRVVIKRVIGAPQLSSLLVAFGLSIMIVNVALYVWTGEYRSIPYLEGSLRVGSLAFSRARVVGVVMALLIAAAFFAFLKWGRLGKAIRATAQSREVAAACGINVGRVYTLTFGLGAALAGAAGTLVSFMFSFYPEAGQVYTFKSFAVVILGGMGSYVGALAGGLILGLAEGLSQLFLSSKVGDGVAYVLLVLILLLRPQGLFGDSRE, from the coding sequence ATGCTGAGCTGGGAGTACGTCGCGCAGGTCGTGGTGAGCGGACTCCTGGCCGGGGGCGTGTATGCGCTGCTCGCCATGGGGCTCACGCTGATCTTCGGCGTCATGCGGGTAATCAACATTGCTCACGGCGAATTCGTGATCATCGGCGCCTACGTGACCTACTGGGCGTTCGCCCTCGCCGGCCTCTCGCCGCTGGTGTCGCTCGTGCTCTCCATCCCGATCCTGTTCGCCTTCGGCATGGTCCTCCAGCGCGTGGTCATCAAGCGGGTCATCGGCGCGCCCCAGCTCTCGTCGCTCCTGGTCGCGTTCGGGTTGTCGATCATGATCGTGAACGTCGCCCTCTACGTGTGGACCGGGGAGTACCGCTCGATCCCCTATCTCGAGGGCTCGCTGCGGGTGGGCAGCCTCGCCTTCTCGCGGGCGCGGGTGGTCGGCGTCGTCATGGCGCTCCTCATCGCCGCCGCCTTCTTCGCGTTCCTGAAGTGGGGCCGGCTGGGGAAGGCAATCCGGGCCACCGCCCAAAGCCGCGAAGTCGCCGCCGCCTGCGGCATCAACGTCGGGCGCGTCTACACCCTCACCTTCGGCCTTGGCGCGGCGCTGGCAGGCGCGGCGGGCACCCTCGTCAGCTTCATGTTCTCGTTCTATCCCGAGGCCGGGCAGGTCTACACGTTCAAGTCTTTCGCGGTCGTGATCCTCGGCGGCATGGGCAGCTACGTCGGGGCGCTGGCCGGAGGGCTGATCCTCGGGCTGGCCGAGGGCCTCTCCCAGCTCTTCCTCTCCTCGAAGGTTGGCGACGGCGTCGCGTACGTCCTGCTCGTGCTGATCCTGCTCCTCCGTCCACAAGGGCTGTTCGGTGACTCGCGCGAGTAG
- a CDS encoding halocarboxylic acid dehydrogenase DehI family protein, whose translation MTVRGDDLTDPMTLQRQIEEAQATGAAAALYYDLRATLRSSFVPTVYRILAAYPAYFETAWTRLRPNLATRDTERAADAIHRACVARIEALVPPDRGATVALAPAVRREIGGVLKTFVAVNPKNLLTVTALFEAWQGRPITGDPRAGDWQPISAGVPDGMPPIPVLPQGADDPRVREIFAEAAAVMGGAAVPSIYRTLARWPDYLAAAWRSLADPARGARLRAQAVPVLIAEATSLCHGLPFPFALDRATVAATLPARDVEAIEATLARFQRGITEAMLQIACLLRDLEGAAALGARPFGVPA comes from the coding sequence ATGACCGTGCGAGGGGATGACCTCACGGACCCGATGACGCTCCAGCGGCAGATCGAGGAGGCGCAGGCAACCGGCGCGGCCGCCGCGCTGTATTACGATCTCAGGGCCACCCTGCGGTCGTCGTTCGTGCCGACCGTCTACAGGATTCTCGCCGCTTACCCGGCCTACTTCGAAACGGCCTGGACGAGGCTCCGGCCGAACCTCGCCACACGCGATACCGAGCGAGCGGCTGACGCGATCCACCGGGCCTGCGTGGCCCGGATCGAGGCCCTGGTGCCGCCCGATCGCGGTGCCACGGTGGCGCTGGCGCCGGCCGTGCGGCGTGAGATCGGTGGCGTCCTGAAAACCTTCGTCGCGGTGAACCCGAAGAACCTCCTCACGGTGACTGCGCTCTTCGAGGCGTGGCAGGGCCGGCCCATCACCGGTGACCCGCGCGCCGGCGACTGGCAGCCGATTTCAGCCGGAGTTCCCGACGGGATGCCACCGATTCCGGTGCTGCCCCAGGGCGCCGACGATCCCCGCGTGCGCGAGATCTTCGCCGAGGCCGCCGCGGTCATGGGCGGGGCGGCCGTGCCGAGCATCTACCGCACGTTGGCCCGCTGGCCCGACTACCTCGCCGCGGCGTGGCGCTCGCTGGCGGACCCCGCGCGCGGCGCGCGCCTGCGGGCCCAGGCCGTCCCGGTGTTGATTGCCGAGGCGACCTCCCTCTGCCACGGGCTACCGTTCCCCTTCGCCCTCGACCGCGCAACAGTCGCCGCCACGCTCCCGGCCCGCGACGTCGAGGCCATCGAGGCGACGCTCGCGCGCTTCCAGCGCGGCATCACGGAGGCGATGCTGCAGATCGCCTGCCTGCTGCGCGATCTCGAGGGTGCGGCGGCGCTGGGCGCGCGGCCGTTCGGCGTCCCGGCGTGA
- a CDS encoding branched-chain amino acid ABC transporter permease, producing MTAGGAFAILFLLALPTFGTAYTQNVLIQMFTFVALASSWNIISGFTGYMSFGHVAFFGLGAYTYALLVTRAAVAWPLAVLAGGVLATALAAAIGLTCLRLHGHYFAIATLGLGEALRIAVLGWDDVTGGGNGILLTPVKELVSSYYGMALVAALAIGLSWAVARSRFGLSLLAIREGEVAAGMLGINTTACKLWAFMLSAAAPGMAGALHARFLGFIEPASIFAVLITVQMAVFALFGGRGTVSGPILGTCLLFLFQEQVWARFPYLHLFIFGLVLVLTVLLMPKGLLGLLEDRGWIAKGVVR from the coding sequence ATGACTGCCGGTGGCGCGTTCGCGATCCTGTTCCTCCTCGCGCTGCCGACCTTCGGCACCGCGTACACGCAGAACGTTCTGATCCAGATGTTCACGTTCGTGGCGCTCGCGTCGAGCTGGAACATCATCTCGGGCTTCACCGGCTACATGTCGTTCGGGCACGTGGCCTTTTTCGGCCTCGGCGCCTACACCTACGCGCTTCTGGTGACGCGGGCGGCCGTCGCGTGGCCGCTGGCCGTGCTGGCCGGCGGGGTTCTGGCGACCGCGCTCGCCGCCGCCATCGGTCTCACCTGTCTCCGTCTGCACGGCCACTACTTCGCCATCGCCACCTTGGGCCTCGGCGAGGCGCTGCGCATCGCGGTGCTCGGCTGGGACGACGTCACCGGAGGCGGCAATGGCATCCTGCTCACCCCGGTCAAGGAGCTGGTCTCCTCGTACTACGGGATGGCCTTGGTCGCCGCGCTCGCCATCGGGCTCTCGTGGGCCGTCGCCCGGTCGCGCTTCGGGCTCTCGCTCCTCGCCATCCGCGAGGGGGAGGTGGCGGCGGGCATGCTCGGGATCAACACGACGGCGTGCAAGCTCTGGGCGTTCATGCTGAGCGCGGCGGCGCCCGGGATGGCCGGGGCCCTTCACGCGCGGTTCCTCGGCTTCATCGAGCCCGCTTCGATCTTCGCGGTGCTCATCACCGTACAGATGGCCGTGTTCGCGCTCTTCGGCGGCCGGGGCACGGTGAGCGGGCCGATCCTGGGCACCTGCCTCCTCTTCCTGTTCCAAGAGCAGGTGTGGGCGCGCTTCCCCTACCTGCACCTCTTCATTTTCGGCCTGGTGCTCGTCCTCACCGTCCTGCTGATGCCCAAGGGACTGCTTGGGTTGCTCGAGGACCGGGGCTGGATCGCCAAGGGCGTGGTGCGGTGA
- a CDS encoding ABC transporter ATP-binding protein, with amino-acid sequence MVAERTGDHAILDIGDIAAGYGKIEILHGVSLRVAPGEVIAIIGPNGAGKSTVLKTIMGYLRPSRGHVTFDGQGITGLRTDLIVGRGLGYVLQGRIVFPQMTVRENLDMGGYLERDARRRAQAVEWLFTLFPRLGERKTQRAGSMSGGEQQMLAIARALMLRPRLLLLDEPSLGLSPRYVSLVFEKIQELNRQQGMSIVMVEQNARRALEIADRGYVLDVGENRIEGTGKDLLDDDEVKRLYLGYQMTRSAGRRAPAKESRP; translated from the coding sequence TTGGTCGCTGAGCGGACGGGAGACCACGCGATTCTCGACATCGGGGACATCGCCGCGGGCTACGGCAAGATCGAGATCCTCCACGGCGTCTCGCTCCGAGTGGCGCCGGGCGAGGTGATCGCCATCATCGGGCCCAACGGCGCCGGGAAGTCGACGGTGCTCAAGACGATCATGGGCTACCTCCGTCCCTCCCGCGGTCACGTGACGTTCGACGGCCAGGGCATCACCGGTCTCCGGACGGACCTGATCGTCGGCCGTGGCCTGGGCTACGTCCTCCAGGGGCGCATCGTCTTCCCCCAGATGACGGTCCGCGAGAACCTCGACATGGGGGGCTACCTCGAGCGCGACGCGCGGCGTCGGGCACAGGCGGTCGAATGGCTCTTCACGCTCTTCCCCCGGCTCGGCGAGCGCAAGACGCAGCGCGCCGGGAGCATGAGCGGCGGCGAGCAGCAGATGCTGGCCATCGCGCGGGCGTTGATGCTGCGTCCGCGCCTCCTACTCCTCGACGAGCCGTCGCTGGGGTTATCGCCGCGCTACGTGAGCCTCGTCTTCGAGAAGATCCAGGAGCTGAACCGGCAGCAGGGCATGTCCATCGTGATGGTCGAGCAAAATGCCCGTCGGGCACTCGAGATCGCGGACCGGGGGTACGTGCTGGACGTCGGAGAGAACCGGATCGAAGGGACAGGCAAGGACCTCCTGGACGACGACGAGGTCAAGCGCCTGTACCTCGGCTATCAGATGACACGAAGCGCCGGCCGCCGGGCCCCGGCCAAGGAGAGTCGACCGTGA
- a CDS encoding isochorismatase family protein, with amino-acid sequence MIDGAEGEGAFFLARGFNRRLGFGHRPAVLVIDFMRAFTDPRSPLGAALDREVAETVHLVTVARAAGAPIIYTVVAYDEPGERDAGLWPLKAEGLRMLRAGSPAVALDPRLERGPEDVVLVKKHSSSFFGTDLASQLNCRQVDTLILVGCSTSGCVRATAVDGLQSGFRAMVVREAVGDRSAAAHRQSLFDLDAKYCDVVGVAETLAYLARVRNGVAEPAAVATRC; translated from the coding sequence GTGATCGACGGAGCCGAGGGCGAGGGAGCCTTCTTCCTCGCCCGCGGGTTCAACCGGCGGCTCGGCTTCGGGCACCGCCCGGCGGTGCTGGTGATCGACTTCATGCGGGCGTTCACCGATCCTCGCTCCCCGTTGGGGGCCGCTCTCGATCGGGAGGTCGCGGAGACGGTTCACCTAGTCACCGTCGCCCGGGCCGCCGGCGCCCCGATCATCTACACCGTGGTGGCCTACGACGAGCCCGGCGAGCGGGATGCGGGGCTCTGGCCGCTCAAGGCGGAGGGCCTCCGGATGCTGCGGGCGGGCAGCCCGGCGGTGGCGCTCGATCCTCGCCTCGAGCGCGGGCCAGAGGACGTGGTGCTGGTCAAAAAGCACAGTTCCTCGTTCTTCGGCACGGACCTGGCCAGCCAGCTGAACTGCCGCCAAGTCGACACGCTCATCCTCGTCGGCTGCTCGACGAGCGGCTGCGTGCGGGCCACCGCCGTCGACGGGTTGCAGAGTGGGTTCAGGGCCATGGTCGTACGGGAGGCGGTGGGCGATCGCTCCGCGGCCGCGCACCGCCAGAGCCTGTTTGACCTCGACGCCAAGTACTGCGACGTGGTCGGCGTCGCGGAAACGCTCGCTTACCTCGCGCGGGTCCGGAACGGCGTGGCCGAGCCCGCGGCGGTCGCCACCCGATGCTGA
- a CDS encoding ABC transporter ATP-binding protein: MSESLLTVTDLVKRFGGVSALDGCSLKVAKGNITGLIGPNGSGKTTLFNLICGLDTPDAGRIVFRGERLDRRRPHEIARLGVGRTFQLIQVFPELTSLDNMMAAARGGSWGQSRARAFELLAFVNLTQLRGERAGNLSFGQQKLLEFARMLMSDPGLLLLDEPAAGVNRVLLERLLDHIQALREQGKTIVIVEHDMNVVMNLCEWVCVMDQGRLLLEGPPEVVREDPRVIEAYFGR, from the coding sequence GTGAGCGAGAGCCTCCTGACCGTGACGGATCTCGTCAAGCGCTTCGGCGGCGTCTCCGCCCTCGACGGCTGCTCGCTGAAGGTCGCCAAGGGGAACATCACCGGGCTGATCGGGCCAAACGGCTCGGGCAAGACGACCCTCTTCAACCTGATCTGCGGCCTCGACACGCCTGACGCCGGGCGGATCGTCTTCAGGGGCGAGCGACTCGACCGCCGTCGGCCCCACGAGATCGCCCGCCTGGGCGTCGGCCGGACGTTCCAGCTCATCCAGGTGTTTCCCGAGCTGACCTCGCTCGACAACATGATGGCCGCCGCCCGCGGTGGGAGCTGGGGCCAGAGCCGGGCGCGTGCGTTCGAGCTGCTGGCGTTCGTGAACCTGACGCAGCTCCGGGGCGAGCGCGCCGGCAATCTCTCGTTCGGACAGCAAAAGCTCCTGGAGTTCGCGCGGATGCTGATGAGTGATCCGGGGCTGCTGCTCCTCGACGAGCCGGCGGCAGGGGTGAACCGCGTCCTCCTTGAACGGCTGCTCGACCACATCCAGGCGCTGCGCGAGCAGGGCAAGACGATCGTCATTGTCGAGCACGATATGAACGTCGTGATGAACCTGTGTGAGTGGGTGTGCGTGATGGATCAGGGCCGCCTGCTCCTCGAGGGGCCGCCCGAGGTCGTCCGGGAGGACCCGCGGGTCATCGAAGCCTACTTTGGTCGCTGA